A DNA window from Gillisia sp. Hel1_33_143 contains the following coding sequences:
- the mreC gene encoding rod shape-determining protein MreC, with the protein MQQIFNFLIRNKNNILFLLLLVLSLFLTIQSHSYHKSKFISSANFVTGGIYGWANSVQSYFYLDEYNKRLMDENKQLHNLLAATKDSITLEQITDSTSFNSVYKFRVAKVINNNYSKIDNYITIEGGKNSGLNSEDGVITSQGIIGIVDKVTNNYARVISILNSNTKINAQLNKSDHFGSLIWDGLDPNIIQLIDVPRLAPVKKGDTIVTGGKSLIFPQGIPIGKILDFKLDNNESYYTINIQLFNDMTNIGYVYVIENKIKAEIKELESVDD; encoded by the coding sequence ATGCAGCAGATATTTAATTTTCTTATCCGCAATAAGAATAATATTTTATTCCTGTTGCTGCTGGTACTTTCTTTGTTTTTAACAATCCAGTCTCACTCCTATCACAAAAGCAAGTTTATAAGCTCTGCTAATTTTGTTACCGGAGGTATATACGGCTGGGCTAATAGTGTGCAATCTTATTTTTATCTAGACGAATATAACAAACGTTTGATGGATGAGAATAAACAGCTTCACAATTTACTGGCTGCAACTAAAGATTCTATCACCTTAGAGCAAATTACAGACTCTACTTCTTTCAATAGTGTTTATAAATTTCGAGTTGCCAAGGTGATCAATAACAATTATTCTAAGATTGATAATTACATTACTATTGAAGGCGGAAAAAATTCAGGCTTAAACTCAGAAGATGGAGTTATTACCAGTCAGGGTATTATTGGTATTGTAGATAAGGTAACTAATAACTACGCCCGTGTTATTTCTATTTTGAACAGTAACACCAAGATAAATGCGCAGCTTAATAAATCTGATCATTTTGGATCTTTAATATGGGATGGTCTAGACCCAAATATTATTCAATTAATAGATGTTCCAAGATTAGCTCCTGTTAAGAAAGGAGATACTATTGTAACCGGTGGTAAATCTCTAATATTCCCACAGGGAATTCCTATTGGGAAGATCTTAGATTTTAAATTAGACAACAACGAAAGCTATTATACTATAAACATACAGTTGTTTAATGATATGACAAATATTGGTTATGTATATGTAATCGAGAACAAAATAAAGGCAGAAATTAAAGAA